A single region of the Granulicella sp. L56 genome encodes:
- a CDS encoding diguanylate cyclase — protein sequence MSIRLAENENASLKEIWTQELLDSQPEQECDELVKLAASICGTPVGLVTLLDERHQWFRSTDWLKRRETPREAAFCAHVVRQRGLLVVTDSFTDPRFASNPLVTNEPGLRFFAGVPLQTVEGDPLGTLSVIDIVPRLLTEEQGHTLEVLGRQVSARLELLLQRTALEQALKEKEEAAAGLRASEELFRAFMNASPFMSYIKDSAGRLLFYNRSFAQRFGISEYAWLGRTDEQLWPRNLIKSDRMHDLEVMVGDRIIENEEQVRGADGVIQSLRSFKFPCHDSAGNILLAGVAVDVSEEAAHKAELERYHRELEEANNRLRKLAVTDELTGLRNRRAFEERLAMEFSMARRRNRELSVLLLDVDDFKKVNDRWGHAAGDEVLRRLATILQTTVRLPDLPARYGGEEFVVLLPESGQESALGLAKRVMARVAVEKWENAPLTISIGMAAMDDSLANGYQLVERADEALYAAKHAGKNRVVVYNG from the coding sequence ATGAGTATACGGCTAGCTGAGAACGAAAATGCCAGTCTCAAAGAGATTTGGACGCAGGAGTTACTAGACTCGCAACCGGAGCAGGAGTGCGACGAGTTGGTGAAGCTTGCCGCTTCAATCTGCGGGACACCGGTGGGACTGGTGACCCTGCTGGATGAGCGGCATCAATGGTTTCGATCGACCGATTGGCTGAAGCGGCGGGAGACCCCGCGGGAGGCGGCGTTTTGCGCGCATGTGGTGCGGCAGCGTGGATTGCTGGTAGTCACCGACTCGTTTACCGATCCAAGGTTTGCGTCGAACCCGCTGGTAACAAATGAACCTGGGTTGAGGTTTTTTGCCGGCGTTCCTTTGCAGACAGTGGAGGGAGACCCGTTGGGGACGCTCTCCGTCATCGATATTGTGCCGCGACTGCTGACCGAAGAGCAGGGACACACGCTGGAGGTCCTGGGCAGGCAGGTGAGCGCACGATTGGAGCTGCTGTTGCAGCGCACCGCACTGGAGCAGGCCCTGAAGGAAAAGGAAGAAGCCGCCGCTGGGTTGAGGGCCAGCGAAGAACTGTTTCGCGCCTTCATGAACGCCAGCCCTTTTATGAGCTATATCAAAGACTCGGCGGGGCGGCTGCTCTTCTACAACCGCAGCTTCGCGCAACGGTTCGGCATAAGCGAATATGCGTGGCTGGGACGCACCGACGAGCAGTTATGGCCACGCAATCTAATCAAATCAGACCGTATGCACGATCTTGAAGTGATGGTCGGCGACCGGATTATCGAGAACGAGGAGCAGGTTCGCGGAGCAGATGGTGTGATCCAGTCGCTGCGCTCTTTCAAGTTTCCCTGCCATGATTCGGCAGGAAACATCCTGCTGGCAGGAGTGGCCGTGGACGTCTCCGAAGAAGCGGCGCACAAGGCTGAGCTGGAACGCTACCATCGCGAGCTGGAAGAGGCCAACAACCGTCTGCGCAAGCTGGCAGTCACCGATGAACTGACGGGGCTAAGGAATCGCCGCGCGTTTGAGGAGCGGCTGGCGATGGAGTTTTCGATGGCCCGGCGCCGGAACCGGGAGCTGTCCGTACTACTGCTTGATGTAGATGACTTCAAGAAGGTAAACGACCGCTGGGGCCATGCTGCCGGTGACGAGGTGCTGCGTCGCCTGGCAACGATCCTGCAGACGACGGTTCGACTGCCCGACCTGCCGGCACGGTATGGCGGCGAAGAGTTTGTAGTGCTGCTGCCGGAAAGTGGCCAGGAGAGCGCCCTGGGGCTGGCCAAGCGCGTGATGGCAAGGGTAGCGGTTGAGAAGTGGGAGAATGCTCCGCTGACCATCAGTATCGGGATGGCGGCGATGGACGACTCTCTGGCCAATGGCTATCAGTTGGTGGAGAGAGCAGATGAGGCCCTGTATGCCGCCAAGCACGCGGGCAAGAATCGCGTCGTCGTATACAACGGCTGA
- a CDS encoding bifunctional oligoribonuclease/PAP phosphatase NrnA translates to MTHEPIGELTHEAQIEALLEAFRASPRFILTSHSRPDGDALGSVLALAEILDQMGLQTDVVFADPVPVIYRTMPNVGRIHHTPSAADIADHSVPAILLECDGIARTGLLGLDEDRPLINIDHHASGRRFAAVNWIDEHACAVGAMVYRIAIAAGVEITPSMATCLYTAILSDTGGFTYASTNAETFAVAHDLAVRGANPAKIARDVYFSNSISKIRLLGAALSNLHCEGTVAWSWVTSNDMMLTGADAEDCEGVVNYLISIAGIESAVFLRELPDINEFRLSIRSKGKVDVARIAESFGGGGHRSASGCTIQGPLDVATERILTQLRTGLC, encoded by the coding sequence ATGACGCATGAACCGATCGGCGAATTGACGCATGAAGCTCAGATTGAAGCGCTCCTCGAAGCTTTTCGCGCCAGTCCACGTTTCATCCTGACCTCGCACTCCCGTCCCGATGGCGATGCCCTCGGCTCGGTGCTCGCATTGGCCGAGATCCTCGACCAGATGGGTCTTCAGACCGACGTCGTCTTTGCCGACCCCGTGCCTGTCATCTATCGAACGATGCCCAACGTTGGCCGCATCCACCACACTCCCTCCGCTGCGGACATCGCCGACCATAGCGTTCCAGCTATCCTGCTGGAGTGCGACGGCATTGCCCGCACCGGCCTGCTTGGCCTCGACGAAGACCGTCCCCTCATCAACATCGACCACCACGCCAGCGGACGCCGCTTCGCCGCCGTCAACTGGATCGACGAGCATGCCTGCGCCGTCGGCGCGATGGTCTACCGCATCGCGATTGCCGCCGGGGTCGAGATCACGCCCAGTATGGCTACCTGTCTTTACACCGCGATCCTGTCTGATACCGGTGGTTTTACTTACGCCAGCACCAACGCGGAGACCTTTGCCGTCGCCCACGACCTTGCTGTCCGTGGGGCAAATCCCGCAAAGATCGCTCGAGACGTTTACTTCTCTAACTCGATCAGCAAAATCCGGCTCCTCGGCGCAGCCCTCTCCAATCTTCACTGCGAAGGCACGGTCGCGTGGTCCTGGGTCACCAGTAACGACATGATGCTCACTGGAGCCGATGCCGAGGACTGCGAAGGCGTCGTCAACTATCTCATCAGCATCGCCGGTATCGAGTCCGCCGTCTTCCTCCGCGAGCTTCCCGACATCAACGAGTTCCGCCTGAGCATTCGCAGCAAAGGCAAGGTCGATGTCGCCCGTATCGCGGAGTCCTTCGGCGGCGGCGGTCACCGCAGCGCCAGCGGATGTACCATTCAAGGCCCGCTCGATGTGGCGACTGAACGCATCCTCACACAACTTCGCACCGGACTCTGCTAG
- a CDS encoding DNA-directed RNA polymerase subunit alpha: MLWRGFQKPKRLAVETETLTDKYGKFSAQPFERGFGTTIGNALRRTLLSSIEGAAVTAVRIEGVLHEFQSITGIVEDATDIILNLKQIPFKLNGEGPKALYLRADQAGVVTSGSIEADGDVEILDKDVYICTISEGGKIDMEMRLKRGRGYISADKNFDSDLGLGFIPVDSVHSPVRKVNYLVEAARLGQITDYDKLTVEIWTNGTVLPADALGLSAKLLKDHMTIFINFEEELEAGHDGLHDGPALQNDNLNRSVEELELSVRSYNCLKNANIITIGELIQKTEAEMLKTKNFGRKSLNEIKEILAQMGLSLGMKIDEHGNPQPGPTSVLPAATLAASFGNFDDDEDEDEDDDFDVAAEPENF; encoded by the coding sequence ATGCTTTGGAGAGGATTTCAAAAACCCAAGCGCCTCGCAGTCGAAACCGAAACACTCACCGACAAGTACGGCAAGTTTTCCGCGCAGCCCTTTGAGCGCGGCTTCGGTACCACCATCGGCAACGCACTCCGCCGCACTTTGCTTTCGTCCATCGAAGGCGCTGCTGTCACCGCCGTTCGTATCGAAGGCGTGCTGCACGAGTTCCAGTCGATCACCGGCATCGTTGAGGACGCGACCGACATCATCCTCAACCTGAAGCAGATTCCCTTCAAGCTCAACGGCGAAGGCCCCAAGGCTCTCTATCTCCGCGCCGACCAGGCCGGTGTAGTTACCTCGGGTTCCATCGAGGCCGATGGCGACGTCGAGATTCTCGACAAGGACGTTTACATCTGCACCATCTCCGAAGGCGGCAAGATCGACATGGAGATGCGCCTGAAGCGCGGCCGTGGCTATATCTCTGCCGACAAGAACTTCGACAGCGATCTCGGCCTTGGCTTTATTCCGGTCGACTCCGTCCACTCGCCTGTCCGCAAGGTCAACTACCTCGTCGAGGCCGCCCGTCTCGGCCAGATCACCGACTACGACAAGCTCACCGTCGAGATCTGGACCAACGGAACTGTGCTTCCTGCGGATGCACTTGGCCTCTCCGCCAAGCTGCTCAAGGACCACATGACCATCTTCATCAACTTCGAAGAAGAGCTCGAAGCCGGTCATGACGGCCTGCACGATGGCCCTGCGCTGCAAAACGACAATCTCAACCGTTCTGTCGAAGAGCTCGAGCTCTCCGTCCGCAGCTACAACTGCCTCAAGAACGCCAACATCATCACCATCGGCGAGCTCATCCAGAAGACCGAAGCCGAGATGCTCAAGACCAAGAACTTTGGTCGCAAGTCCCTGAACGAGATCAAGGAAATCCTCGCGCAGATGGGCCTCTCGCTGGGCATGAAGATCGACGAGCACGGCAACCCGCAGCCCGGACCAACCTCTGTGCTGCCCGCAGCTACCCTCGCCGCCAGCTTCGGCAACTTCGACGACGATGAGGACGAAGATGAAGATGACGACTTCGATGTTGCCGCCGAGCCCGAAAACTTCTAA
- the rbfA gene encoding 30S ribosome-binding factor RbfA produces MPEQRARTYHRNRVANTFSEEIGAMLEGELSDPRIAPSYVTDVVLAPGGKSARVFIAVHGNEQEEDSTLEALTTARAYIRTQLRDRMGVRHVPELSFAIDRSKKMTGRMDELLARMRKREKKAAPSQP; encoded by the coding sequence ATGCCCGAGCAACGAGCCAGAACGTACCACCGCAACCGAGTAGCCAACACCTTCTCCGAAGAGATCGGCGCCATGCTGGAAGGTGAACTCTCTGACCCCCGTATCGCACCCAGCTACGTCACCGACGTTGTCCTCGCCCCTGGCGGCAAATCCGCGCGCGTCTTCATCGCGGTCCACGGCAACGAGCAGGAGGAAGACTCCACCCTTGAAGCGCTCACCACGGCCCGCGCCTACATCCGCACACAGCTCCGCGACCGCATGGGTGTCCGCCATGTTCCCGAGCTCAGCTTCGCCATCGACCGCTCCAAAAAGATGACTGGCCGCATGGATGAGCTTCTGGCCCGTATGCGCAAACGCGAAAAGAAGGCGGCCCCATCTCAACCATGA
- a CDS encoding DUF503 domain-containing protein, with amino-acid sequence MPIARLTIELEIPHAQSLKDRRQVVRSIKDKLRHGFNLSIAELDDGIVWNRATLGVASISSSTQYLTGQIQLIDAAVLRLATGLGAEIVDSYAEILPE; translated from the coding sequence ATGCCAATAGCGAGACTGACCATCGAACTGGAGATTCCCCACGCGCAGTCTCTCAAGGACCGCCGCCAGGTCGTCCGCTCCATCAAGGATAAGCTTCGCCACGGCTTCAATCTCTCCATTGCCGAGCTCGACGATGGAATCGTCTGGAACCGTGCAACCCTCGGCGTCGCGTCCATCTCCTCCTCGACCCAGTATCTTACTGGGCAGATTCAGCTCATCGACGCCGCAGTGCTGCGTCTGGCCACAGGCCTGGGCGCTGAAATCGTGGATTCCTATGCCGAAATTCTGCCCGAATAA
- a CDS encoding glycosyltransferase family 39 protein: MSDLQKSAAPGAWKERTPIAWLHGIWKGFAAESPHEFLVLCVVTGFLLLYGLVPLIGGDQLGLVGADEPRYAQIAREMLAQHNEVCTQLHAEMVPHSLTPKAIDDSFHCLIGGTITPILYGKPWLEKPALYYWRAMSFFREFGVSDWSARLPSSSGAFALFFLIFLHMRRFRPGGHLNAALITASSLAVFAFARGASTDMQLAAPFCIGMLGWYAWYETGKKFWLFDLYFFGAAATLAKGPVAPFLALVIILLFAGLRREWSLLRRTIWWPGILLYIVMVLPWYIAVQWKNPTFYRLFFLEHNLERFATNRYQHHQPFWFYFAVLILGLMPWTILSLRALVDSIDVSIAEWKVRHNPQRYLGHSRAGDAFPEFLVLWALFPIVFFSFSGSKLPGYILPSIPPLTILTADYLHRNRRDGLPNWLVWSHAAVCAILVFVLILAPQHMKYETLVPSAQWLLIAGGSALVIGAAVFLIIRRWGVPQLVNATFIPIVVALVFLLGFHGKDLDLNYSARPLAREIQRLAPNEETLAVYEVRRDLDYGLAFYRNTPTVHYDAEDCPASVPAEEHVLVIPTKDMAELNQCLADRIYKPLFLYDTQGLEVYKVYARQ; this comes from the coding sequence ATGAGTGATCTGCAAAAATCCGCCGCACCCGGCGCATGGAAAGAACGCACACCCATCGCCTGGCTGCATGGCATCTGGAAGGGGTTCGCCGCCGAGTCGCCGCACGAGTTCCTCGTCCTCTGTGTTGTGACGGGTTTCCTGCTGCTCTACGGTCTGGTTCCCCTCATCGGTGGCGACCAGCTCGGCCTCGTCGGCGCAGACGAGCCGCGCTACGCCCAGATCGCCCGCGAGATGCTCGCGCAACATAACGAGGTCTGCACCCAGCTCCACGCAGAGATGGTTCCCCATAGCCTTACCCCCAAGGCCATCGACGACTCCTTCCACTGCCTCATCGGCGGGACCATCACGCCGATCCTCTATGGCAAGCCCTGGCTTGAGAAACCCGCGCTCTACTATTGGCGCGCCATGAGCTTCTTCCGCGAGTTCGGCGTCTCAGACTGGTCCGCCCGGCTGCCGTCGTCCTCCGGAGCCTTTGCTCTCTTCTTTCTGATCTTCCTCCACATGCGGCGATTCCGTCCTGGAGGCCACCTCAACGCCGCGCTCATCACCGCCTCCAGCCTCGCCGTCTTCGCCTTCGCCCGAGGCGCGTCCACCGACATGCAGTTAGCCGCGCCCTTTTGTATCGGGATGCTTGGCTGGTACGCCTGGTACGAGACCGGCAAAAAATTCTGGCTCTTCGACCTCTACTTCTTCGGTGCCGCGGCCACGCTGGCCAAAGGCCCGGTAGCGCCCTTCCTCGCGCTGGTCATCATCCTTCTCTTCGCCGGACTCCGCCGTGAGTGGTCGCTGCTCCGCCGTACCATCTGGTGGCCCGGCATCCTTCTCTACATCGTGATGGTGTTGCCCTGGTACATCGCTGTTCAGTGGAAGAACCCGACCTTCTACCGTCTCTTCTTCCTCGAACATAATCTCGAACGCTTCGCCACCAACCGCTACCAGCACCACCAGCCCTTCTGGTTCTATTTCGCTGTTCTGATCCTTGGCCTCATGCCCTGGACCATCCTCTCCCTCCGCGCCCTGGTCGACTCCATTGACGTCTCCATCGCGGAGTGGAAGGTCCGCCATAACCCCCAGCGCTATCTGGGCCACTCCCGCGCCGGCGATGCCTTCCCAGAGTTCCTTGTCCTCTGGGCGCTCTTTCCCATCGTCTTCTTCTCCTTCTCCGGCTCCAAACTCCCCGGCTATATTCTTCCCTCTATTCCACCGCTCACCATCCTCACGGCCGACTATCTTCACCGCAACCGCCGCGACGGATTGCCCAACTGGCTCGTCTGGTCGCACGCCGCCGTCTGCGCCATCCTCGTCTTCGTCCTCATTCTCGCTCCCCAGCACATGAAGTACGAGACCCTCGTTCCCTCCGCGCAGTGGCTCCTGATCGCCGGAGGCTCCGCGCTCGTCATCGGCGCGGCTGTCTTCCTCATCATCCGCCGCTGGGGAGTGCCGCAGCTCGTCAATGCGACCTTCATCCCCATCGTCGTCGCGCTGGTCTTCCTTCTCGGCTTCCACGGCAAAGACCTCGACCTCAACTACTCTGCCCGGCCTCTGGCTCGCGAGATCCAACGTCTTGCCCCCAACGAGGAAACCCTGGCCGTCTACGAGGTGCGCCGCGACCTCGATTACGGCCTCGCCTTCTACCGCAATACCCCCACGGTTCACTACGACGCTGAAGACTGCCCCGCCAGCGTCCCCGCCGAAGAACATGTCCTCGTGATTCCCACCAAGGACATGGCAGAGCTGAACCAATGCCTCGCCGACCGCATCTATAAGCCGCTCTTCCTCTACGACACCCAGGGCCTCGAAGTCTACAAGGTTTATGCCCGCCAGTAA
- the rplQ gene encoding 50S ribosomal protein L17 produces MRHRNAGFKLGRNTSHRRAMLRNLVTSIILMDRVETTITKCKATRPLVEKMITLGKRGDVHARRQAAAYLMTPEAVDRLFATVAPRYGARNGGYLRIIRSGPRKGDAAEMAFIELLGAEHELNEKAQKRADARTKRREELAKQMEERKPGEAPDPNAEP; encoded by the coding sequence ATGCGCCACCGTAATGCAGGATTCAAACTAGGCCGCAATACCAGCCACCGCCGCGCCATGTTGCGTAACCTCGTCACCTCCATCATCCTGATGGACCGGGTCGAGACCACCATCACCAAGTGCAAGGCCACCCGTCCCTTGGTCGAGAAGATGATTACTCTCGGCAAGCGCGGCGATGTCCACGCCCGTCGTCAGGCTGCTGCCTACCTCATGACTCCCGAGGCTGTTGATCGCCTCTTCGCAACGGTGGCCCCGCGTTACGGAGCACGTAACGGCGGCTATCTCCGCATCATTCGCAGCGGACCCCGCAAGGGCGACGCAGCCGAGATGGCGTTCATCGAGCTTCTCGGTGCTGAGCACGAGCTGAATGAGAAGGCCCAGAAGCGTGCCGATGCTCGCACCAAGCGACGTGAAGAGCTCGCCAAGCAGATGGAAGAGCGCAAGCCCGGCGAAGCTCCCGATCCCAACGCCGAGCCATAG
- a CDS encoding helix-turn-helix transcriptional regulator — translation MTETKRTTLTGRQFILIARALADPHRYEILQKIGGSDASCACGDIRSCLPISPATLSHHMKELENAGLVDVQREGKFVNYTLRRDVLQAYLDRLSNI, via the coding sequence GTGACAGAGACAAAGCGCACGACTCTCACAGGCCGGCAATTTATTCTCATCGCCCGCGCGCTGGCAGATCCACACCGCTACGAGATCCTCCAGAAGATCGGCGGAAGCGACGCCTCGTGTGCCTGTGGCGATATCCGAAGCTGTCTTCCTATCAGCCCTGCGACGCTCTCTCACCACATGAAGGAGCTGGAAAACGCCGGTCTGGTCGATGTTCAGCGCGAAGGCAAGTTCGTCAATTACACGCTTCGCCGCGACGTTCTGCAGGCGTACCTCGACCGGCTCTCCAATATTTAG